AAGCTCGTCTCGTCGATCGAGAACGCGTCCAGGATCCTCGAGAAGGCGGGGGCAGAGGTCTCCAGGGAGGAGGCCTTCCGCCACATGTCCGAGAGCCTCGCAGGAGAGCGGAGCGGCCAGCTCAAACTTCAGGAGTTCTGCGACAACGGGGGTGTCCCCGGCTACGTCGGGCGCCTGGGCCAGCTGATGAAGTATCCCCATACCTATTCGAAGGCAGTGAACGCGGTGATGGGCAAGTGGATGGGCGCGTTCATAGTCCAGGACCTGCGGTCCATGACGCAGCTGATCAAGGCAGCGAAGTCCCTGAAGGCGAAGGCGTTCTCGGTCATCCCGCTGAGCGAGGTGGAGGACGCAAAGGCGGTCGACATCGGCAAATCAGCCGGCGTGATGGGTCCCCTTTCGGCGGTGATAAAATGCGAAGATGAGTTCACAGGCCTCGTGAACTTCCTCGCAGGCGACTCCGTGCTGGTGGACACCGAAGCCATCGGCTACATCCTCGCGTCTGAGGGGGTGAGGGCTGTCACGGTAAACGGCGAATCATTCGAGCCCGGCGGGAAGGCCTTCTCCTACGGCTACCAGGAGGTCCTGGTCAATCTGATGGAGGGCCTCGAGAACATCGAAGGGATAAGCGAGGTCGAAGACGCAGTGGGGGCCCTAAAGGGGGCGATAGACAGGCGGAGGTCGGAACTGGAAACTATCGAGTCGGACTCCCGCTCGATAATGAAGGAGCGCGTCAAGAAGATCGTCTCCGCGACCAGCCTGAAGGCAGAGGCTACCACTGTCACCCGCATCGCCAACAGGTACAGGAGCATATTCAGGAACATGAGCTCCGAGTACCAAAAGCAGGTGGGCGTCGTGGAACGCCTGGAGTCGAAACTCAAGCTAAACTCGCAGAGGAAGGAGTCGATATCGAGGGGGGTCGCTTCCCTCCAGCTGGTTCTTGCCGACACCCAAGCGCTGGGCCTGGACCAGATGCTCTCCGAAATCGACGCCGCGAAGCAATCCCTCTCCTCTGAGATAGACTCGGTCAGGAACAGGATCCAGGACCTGAACCTAACCCTCTCCAGGGAGAAGGCGAACCTGGAGAACGTGCTCCTGAGGGGGCTGGAGGACAACGAGATGGACCTCGAGAACGCGACCGAGGACCTCCGCAACTTCAAGCTAGTCCAGAGGGAGGCGCCCAGGACCATAAGGGAGCTGAGAGACCAGAAGGCCCTCCTCGAATCACAGATCCAGAAGCTGCTCGACTCTTCAAAGCGGAGCCAACCGGTGCTCGACGAGTTCGACGCCCGGACCAAGAAGCTCAAGGAGGAAAGAGACACGGTCACGCGCTCCGTCGCAGGAAACCAGAAGGACCTGTTCACCCTCGCCAGCCAGGTCTCCTCGGTCACCGAGAAGCTGGAGGAGGCGCTGGGGAGCCTGAGGATGCTCGGCTACACGCAGGAATTGGAGACCTTCGAAGGAAGCGAATCGCTGTTATCAGAGCTCGAATCCGAGTATCAGCTGGTGGTAAGCTCCGTCAATAGGAGCGCCGACAGACAGTACACAGAGATGTACGTGAACTACAAGAGCCTCTCGGTCAGGCACAACGAGCTAGAGAGAGAGAGGAACTCCATCATCAAATTCCTCGAAAGCGTCGAAGGGGAGAAGACGAAGGTCTTCATGTCCGCCTTCGAGAGGGTCAGCACCGGGTTCAGCGAAATTTTCATGCGCCTCACGGGAGGGGATTCGGCCCTGGAGCTGGAGAACCCGGACGAGGTCTTCTCCGGGGGTGTGATCCTACGCGCAGACTTCGGCAACGGCCTTCGGGAATCATCGCAACACAGCGGAGGGCAGCGGGCGGTGACGGGGGTCTCCATGATACTTGCGATGCAGTCCGTCCAGTCCCACCCATTCTACCTCTTCGACGAGATCGACGCTGCCCTCGACGCGGTGAACTCCAACAGCCTCGCGCACTTCTTCAAGGAGAGGTCCTCCGAGGCGCAGATAATCGCCATAACCCTGAGGGACGCCTTCGTCGCGGAGAGCGACATGACCTACGGTGTCTACTCGGCCAGCGGGATCTCGCGGGTGATGCACTACAGACCAGCCGAGGTGCCGCACCGTGGCTGAGTCAGGCTTCCTGTCCAGGCCCCCCCTGAACATGCTGATCGACCCTTCCCGCGCCAAGCTAAAGCCCTGGGAGATCAATCTCACCGAGCTTCTCGACCTCTTCTTTCGCACCATAAGCCAGTCTGAGCTGATCGACATGAGGGCAGCGGGGACCGCGGCCCTCTCCTCGGCCACCATATACCATTTCAAAGTGGAGTCCCTGTTCCTCTTCGAGAGGCTGAGAGCCCAGCAAAGGTACCTCGATGGCTCCGAGCCACCCCAG
This sequence is a window from Nitrososphaerota archaeon. Protein-coding genes within it:
- a CDS encoding chromosome segregation protein SMC; protein product: MTYIRRLEMRGFKSSGPRTAVVNFEKGFTVITGPNGSGKSNIADAITFALGENSPKALRSGNSKLSGVIFDPKKEDAPSQGKPTSCRVTIQFDNSDREVPVDSDLVTVTRDLKDDGDNTYYVNGRKTTRSTLTEILDLAGLSPGGFNIVAQGAATKLADLSPEEKRKVIESVVGISKFDERKAEAQRQLGQADQRLEVAMARIGEMRSTLEGLDSQRTDLARYKLLEDQINWLTAVRTSGRIGELREKVSALKAQEQEFAGRITDLSARLAVLENKVGEVESEKNRFIVDIIQGGGASQMELQYELRDVKNELETQEADLQSAERNVADLEAETIPQLKQTVSAKQKEVNAANTNVRQLTAEISKLDSRHAESAARLKEFFNAGEELRSTIERKGKQSARVQVRLADLTPKVSQADLAINAASANLGVERKRLDELKLRVDGYSEVLSKLEENTTKLFGLYDGSTKELSKIDEDLSGVEKTRDKLVSSIENASRILEKAGAEVSREEAFRHMSESLAGERSGQLKLQEFCDNGGVPGYVGRLGQLMKYPHTYSKAVNAVMGKWMGAFIVQDLRSMTQLIKAAKSLKAKAFSVIPLSEVEDAKAVDIGKSAGVMGPLSAVIKCEDEFTGLVNFLAGDSVLVDTEAIGYILASEGVRAVTVNGESFEPGGKAFSYGYQEVLVNLMEGLENIEGISEVEDAVGALKGAIDRRRSELETIESDSRSIMKERVKKIVSATSLKAEATTVTRIANRYRSIFRNMSSEYQKQVGVVERLESKLKLNSQRKESISRGVASLQLVLADTQALGLDQMLSEIDAAKQSLSSEIDSVRNRIQDLNLTLSREKANLENVLLRGLEDNEMDLENATEDLRNFKLVQREAPRTIRELRDQKALLESQIQKLLDSSKRSQPVLDEFDARTKKLKEERDTVTRSVAGNQKDLFTLASQVSSVTEKLEEALGSLRMLGYTQELETFEGSESLLSELESEYQLVVSSVNRSADRQYTEMYVNYKSLSVRHNELERERNSIIKFLESVEGEKTKVFMSAFERVSTGFSEIFMRLTGGDSALELENPDEVFSGGVILRADFGNGLRESSQHSGGQRAVTGVSMILAMQSVQSHPFYLFDEIDAALDAVNSNSLAHFFKERSSEAQIIAITLRDAFVAESDMTYGVYSASGISRVMHYRPAEVPHRG